One region of Nitrospirota bacterium genomic DNA includes:
- the rplK gene encoding 50S ribosomal protein L11, with the protein MAKVVTAMVKLQIPAGKANPAPPVGPALGQHGVNIMEFCKTFNARTQALGDSIIPVVITVYADRTFTFITKTPPASDLLKKAAGVVKGSAVPHKDKVGKVTSTQIQEIAKTKLPDLNAVDLPGAIKIIEGTARSMGLQVVK; encoded by the coding sequence ATGGCAAAGGTCGTGACGGCGATGGTCAAATTGCAGATTCCGGCGGGAAAGGCGAATCCCGCACCACCGGTGGGACCGGCCTTGGGGCAACACGGCGTCAACATCATGGAATTCTGCAAGACGTTTAACGCGAGAACCCAAGCGCTCGGCGATTCCATCATCCCGGTGGTGATTACGGTCTATGCCGATCGCACGTTCACGTTCATCACGAAGACCCCGCCCGCCTCAGACCTGTTAAAGAAGGCCGCCGGTGTCGTCAAGGGGTCGGCAGTTCCGCACAAGGACAAAGTGGGGAAAGTCACGTCGACGCAGATCCAGGAGATCGCCAAGACCAAGTTGCCCGATCTCAACGCGGTCGACCTCCCAGGTGCGATCAAGATCATTGAAGGCACGGCTCGAAGCATGGGTCTGCAAGTCGTCAAATAG
- the nusG gene encoding transcription termination/antitermination protein NusG has product MAASWYVVHTYAGFENRVKQAIEERAKSFGLSDQIRKVMIPTEEVVEIREGKRRMSTKKFFPGYVLVEMDMNDTTWQLVKNTPKVTGFVGGGEAYPTPITEDEMSTLMSQMDSTAVKPRSKTQFQKGESVRIIDGPFLGFNGIVDEVHQEHSKVKVLVSIFGRSTPVELGFLQVEKV; this is encoded by the coding sequence ATGGCAGCGTCGTGGTACGTCGTACATACGTATGCGGGCTTTGAAAACCGGGTCAAACAGGCCATTGAGGAACGCGCGAAGTCCTTCGGGCTGTCCGACCAGATCCGAAAGGTGATGATCCCCACCGAGGAGGTGGTCGAGATCCGCGAGGGCAAGCGACGGATGTCGACCAAGAAATTTTTCCCGGGGTACGTGCTCGTCGAAATGGACATGAACGACACGACGTGGCAGCTGGTGAAAAACACGCCGAAAGTGACCGGATTCGTGGGCGGGGGCGAGGCCTATCCCACCCCGATCACCGAGGACGAGATGAGCACGTTGATGAGTCAGATGGACTCCACGGCGGTCAAGCCGCGAAGCAAGACGCAATTTCAAAAAGGCGAGAGCGTGCGCATCATCGACGGTCCGTTCCTGGGCTTCAATGGGATTGTGGATGAGGTGCACCAGGAGCACTCCAAGGTCAAAGTGCTGGTGAGCATCTTCGGGCGGTCGACGCCGGTCGAACTGGGGTTTCTCCAGGTCGAGAAGGTCTAG
- the secE gene encoding preprotein translocase subunit SecE: MKKLYLRAKEFFSEVGAELKKVSFPTRAETVGSTSVVLIFVAVVAIFLSAMDAVLVKLVAVLLQ, from the coding sequence ATGAAGAAGCTGTATCTTCGAGCCAAGGAATTCTTTTCCGAGGTGGGAGCGGAACTCAAGAAAGTCTCCTTTCCGACCCGTGCGGAAACCGTGGGGTCCACGTCGGTGGTGTTGATCTTCGTCGCCGTGGTGGCCATCTTCCTTTCAGCGATGGACGCGGTGCTCGTCAAACTGGTGGCCGTGTTGCTGCAATGA
- the rpmG gene encoding 50S ribosomal protein L33, giving the protein MREIITLACLDCKERNYSTTKNRRNTPDRLELKKYCKRCRKHTGHKEVK; this is encoded by the coding sequence ATGAGAGAGATCATTACCTTGGCGTGTTTGGATTGCAAAGAACGGAATTATTCCACGACGAAGAACCGACGCAACACGCCGGATCGTTTGGAACTCAAGAAGTACTGCAAGCGCTGCCGCAAACACACCGGGCACAAGGAAGTGAAGTGA
- the tuf gene encoding elongation factor Tu has product MAKAKFERTKPHLNIGTIGHVDHGKTTLTAAITKVLAEKKLAEFMAYDQIDKAPEEKERGITIAIAHVEYQTDNRHYAHVDCPGHADYVKNMITGAAQMDGAILVVSAADGPMPQTREHILLARQVGVPYIVVFLNKADMVDDKELLDLVELEVRELLKKYEFPGDQIPFVAGSALKALEGDKGPLGAPAILKLMENVDTYIPTPKRDIDKPFQMSVEDVFSISGRGTVVTGRIERGVVKVGDEIEIVGIKATQKTVVTGVEMFRKVLDQGQAGDNVGILLRGTKKEEVERGMVLAKPGSITPHTKFKAEAYILTKEEGGRHTPFFNGYRPQFYFRTTDVTGVAKLPEGVEMVMPGDNVRMEVELITPIAMEEGLRFAIREGGRTVGAGVITGIIA; this is encoded by the coding sequence ATGGCGAAAGCGAAATTTGAGCGGACGAAGCCGCACCTGAACATCGGGACGATCGGGCACGTGGACCACGGGAAGACGACGTTGACGGCGGCGATCACCAAAGTGCTGGCGGAGAAGAAGCTGGCGGAATTCATGGCGTACGACCAGATCGACAAAGCGCCGGAAGAGAAAGAGCGGGGGATCACCATCGCGATCGCGCACGTAGAATACCAGACCGACAACCGGCACTACGCGCACGTGGACTGCCCGGGGCACGCGGACTACGTCAAGAACATGATCACCGGGGCGGCGCAGATGGACGGCGCGATCCTGGTGGTCAGCGCGGCGGACGGGCCGATGCCGCAAACGCGCGAGCACATCCTGTTGGCGCGGCAAGTGGGCGTGCCCTACATCGTGGTGTTTTTGAACAAAGCCGACATGGTCGACGACAAAGAGCTGTTGGACCTGGTCGAGCTGGAAGTGCGCGAGCTGCTCAAAAAATACGAATTTCCGGGCGATCAGATCCCGTTCGTGGCGGGCAGCGCGCTCAAAGCGTTGGAAGGGGACAAAGGGCCGTTGGGCGCGCCGGCGATCCTCAAATTGATGGAGAACGTGGACACCTACATCCCGACGCCCAAACGCGACATCGACAAGCCCTTCCAGATGAGCGTGGAAGACGTCTTCTCGATTTCGGGGCGGGGCACCGTGGTGACGGGGCGGATCGAGCGGGGCGTGGTCAAAGTGGGCGATGAGATCGAGATCGTGGGGATCAAAGCCACGCAGAAGACCGTGGTCACGGGCGTGGAGATGTTCCGCAAAGTGCTGGACCAGGGGCAAGCGGGCGACAACGTGGGGATCCTCTTGCGGGGGACCAAGAAAGAAGAAGTGGAGCGGGGGATGGTGTTGGCCAAGCCGGGGAGCATCACCCCGCACACCAAATTCAAGGCCGAAGCGTACATCTTGACCAAAGAAGAAGGGGGGCGGCACACGCCGTTCTTCAACGGATACCGGCCGCAGTTCTACTTTCGGACCACGGACGTGACGGGGGTGGCGAAGCTGCCGGAGGGCGTGGAGATGGTGATGCCGGGGGACAACGTGCGGATGGAAGTGGAGCTGATCACGCCGATCGCGATGGAAGAGGGGTTGCGCTTTGCGATCCGGGAGGGCGGTCGGACCGTGGGCGCCGGCGTCATCACCGGGATCATCGCGTGA
- a CDS encoding DegT/DnrJ/EryC1/StrS family aminotransferase encodes MRVPLLDLKLQYQKLKPDVLQVIHQVCEEQGFVLGPQVEAFERDIAKYLGVEHAIGVSSGTDALLLSLMAAGVKAGDEVITTPYTFFATAGSISRLGATPVFVDIDPSTYCLDVTKLGDALTPKARAVIPVHLYGRPMDLGPVTELAREEDLAVIEDAAQAIGASVHGKRVGAFGAFGAFSFFPSKNLGGFGDGGLVTTTDSERASAIRRLRVHGSERRYEHVEIGINGRLDALQAAVLRVKLGHLDGWTEARRRNAQRYRALFSEAGLADLLAVPEVTDGHVFNQFVIRSKRRDDLREFLTAREIGTEIYYPIPLHLQPCYRHLGYGPGDFPESERAARETLALPIYPELSETQQTFVVDSIVQFYRS; translated from the coding sequence ATGCGAGTTCCCCTCCTCGATCTCAAACTCCAGTATCAGAAGCTCAAACCGGACGTCCTGCAGGTCATCCATCAGGTCTGCGAGGAACAGGGGTTCGTCCTCGGGCCGCAGGTGGAGGCGTTTGAACGCGACATCGCCAAATACCTCGGGGTCGAGCACGCGATCGGCGTCTCGTCTGGGACCGACGCCCTGTTGCTCAGCTTGATGGCGGCCGGCGTCAAGGCCGGCGATGAAGTGATCACCACGCCATACACGTTTTTCGCCACTGCAGGATCGATTTCTCGCCTGGGCGCCACGCCGGTGTTCGTGGATATCGATCCGTCCACGTATTGCCTGGACGTCACCAAGCTCGGTGATGCGCTGACGCCCAAGGCCCGTGCCGTGATCCCGGTCCATCTCTATGGGCGGCCCATGGATCTGGGGCCGGTCACAGAATTGGCTCGTGAAGAGGACTTGGCAGTCATCGAAGACGCCGCGCAAGCGATCGGGGCATCGGTTCACGGCAAGCGGGTCGGTGCGTTCGGCGCGTTCGGCGCGTTTAGTTTTTTCCCGTCCAAGAATCTCGGCGGCTTCGGCGATGGCGGTCTCGTGACGACCACGGACAGCGAACGCGCGTCCGCGATCCGACGGTTGCGGGTTCACGGCAGTGAGCGGCGCTACGAACACGTCGAGATCGGGATCAACGGCCGGTTGGACGCTCTCCAGGCAGCGGTGCTGCGAGTCAAACTGGGGCACCTCGACGGCTGGACCGAAGCGCGCCGTCGCAACGCGCAGCGTTACCGCGCGCTGTTTTCAGAAGCGGGGCTTGCCGACCTCTTGGCCGTTCCCGAGGTGACCGACGGCCACGTGTTCAACCAGTTTGTGATCCGTTCGAAGCGACGCGACGACCTCAGGGAGTTCTTGACGGCTCGCGAGATCGGGACGGAGATCTACTATCCGATTCCCTTGCACCTCCAGCCTTGTTACCGCCACCTCGGGTATGGTCCCGGAGATTTCCCCGAAAGCGAGCGAGCCGCGCGCGAAACGCTCGCCCTCCCCATCTACCCCGAACTGAGCGAGACGCAACAAACGTTCGTGGTCGACTCGATCGTTCAGTTCTACCGCTCGTAG